The Vibrio orientalis CIP 102891 = ATCC 33934 genomic sequence GTATTTTTCTCCTCAAAGCGAGTTAATAGTAACCCCAAAGAAGAGATTGAAACCAAACCACATATGGTGGCAAATGGAATCGCATTAATAGGCCACTCACCACGGAATAAACTGACATTAATTTGATAGTAGTAGCTGTATGAGCTACAAGAAATTGAAGCGATGAATAGAAGCCATTGCATAGCACTCTTAGTATAAAAATTCTTTGGGGTCGTTAAGAATAAGAACAACATTACTAATGTCGCTCTTAGTTCTCTTGAATCAAAGCCGTATACCTCATATGCTAACGCACCAAACAGGCCATTAATAAAGAGTAATTTAACCCAAAAACTACTTTTTAAGTTGTCTTTGATGATAGCAAAACGAAAAACAAATAGAGAAAGTGCAGCAATAACTAATACAATTGGAACAAGGCGCATATCCCCATCCCCATCCCATAACATCCCTGTTGTAATCCATAGAACTGGGGCTAAAAATAACAATGATACTGCTTTTCTGTTATTTATGAAGTTTAACATTCTCAAATACTCTAAAGACTCGCTTGTTGACATGACTCCACACATATTTCTTATGGTAATTCTTGATATAATATCTAATCTTATCAATAGCCCCCGTACCTTCAGCATTAATTGCACTAGCAAAAGTACCATTCTTGCTACCTTGCTGAACTAGAGCAGGTTGAGACCAGTAGATATTAAAACCAATGACATCTCTCATTTCACTTTGATAAACATCTACTGGAAGGTGAATAGGATGAGTCTGCAGGTAGTCATACAATTTTTTTGCCGCTGCATAATCGATAATATAACCACCCGTCATTTTCGTATAGTTAGCTAGATAGACATGCTGGTTACACTTACGGAATTTAAATGGAACGCTCAAATAAGCACTCTCAATATTTACGAGATAATTAGACTTACCTTTCAATTCTTCAATAATTTTTTCTAGCTTTTTTGAAAAATCATAGGTTAAATAAGCATCATCTTCTAGCACCAAAGCGAAAGGAACCTCTCGCTCCACAATAGCTTTATAAGTTAAATAATGTTTATAGAAACATGATTGCTCTGCAGGGCTCTGAGGACTACCTCGGAACAAATTTTCTAAAACTTCCTCTGTCAAATCCTTAATATCACCATCAAGCATATACTCGAAGCGTTCCAGACCTGACTCTGGTAAATGTTTGTCGATATGCTCTCGTCTTTCGTCATATCCTTCACTTAC encodes the following:
- a CDS encoding glycosyltransferase family 25 protein, whose amino-acid sequence is MVQPIEHVFVIHVSEGYDERREHIDKHLPESGLERFEYMLDGDIKDLTEEVLENLFRGSPQSPAEQSCFYKHYLTYKAIVEREVPFALVLEDDAYLTYDFSKKLEKIIEELKGKSNYLVNIESAYLSVPFKFRKCNQHVYLANYTKMTGGYIIDYAAAKKLYDYLQTHPIHLPVDVYQSEMRDVIGFNIYWSQPALVQQGSKNGTFASAINAEGTGAIDKIRYYIKNYHKKYVWSHVNKRVFRVFENVKLHK